One Nocardia huaxiensis genomic window, GGCGGGCACGATGGGGCTGGCGTTGTAGGTGGTTTCCAGCGAGGTGTTGTCGATGTCGAGCACGATGGCCGGCTTCCCGCCGCTGGGCAGGCGGGTGCTCAGGTAGGTCTTCGCCTCGTTGACCACGGTGGTGACGTCGGCGATCCACTGGCTGTAGCTGGGCAGGTTGCCGCCCCCGCCGGACAGCGACGACGACCCGGAGCCGCCCGACCCGGTCCCGCCGGACAGCGACGACGATCCGGTGCCTCCCGACAGCGAGGAGGACCCGGTGTCGGCGAGGGCGGCGGAGGCCGGAAGGGCAAGAGCGACAGCGGCACCGAGGGCAATACCTGCAAAAGAACGTCTCATGACTCCCGGACGCTATCTGCATCAAGGGTCCGACGTGATCATGTTTCAAATTTCGGCGACCGCAGTCCCACTGATCGGGAACCGCGTGCGCTAACTCGCCGCGCCGACCAGGTTCTCGCCGCGCAGGCGCTGCGAGATCACCTGGGTGATGCCGTCGCCGCGCATGCTGACGCCGTAGAGGGCGTCGGCGATCTCCATGGTGGGCTTCTGGTGGGTGATGACGATCAGCTGGGACTTTTCCCGCAGCTGTTCGAACAGGCCGATGAGGCGGCGCAGGTTGGTGTCGTCCAGGGCGGCCTCGACCTCGTCCATCACGTAGAAGGGTGAGGGGCGGGCACGGAAGATGGCTACCAGGAAGGCCACTGCGGCCAAGGACTTCTCGCCGCCGGAGAGCAGGGAGAGCCGCTTGACCTTCTTGCCCGGCGGGCGCGCTTCGACCTCGACGCCGGTGGTGAGCATGTCGGAGGGGTCGGTGAGCAGGATGCGTCCTTCACCGCCGGGGAACAGCTTGCTGAACACGTGGGTGAATTCGCGTTCCACATCGTCGTAGGCTTCGGTGAAGACCTGCAGGATGCGGGCGTCGACCTCGGCGACCACGTCGAGGAGGTCCTGACGCGCCTTCTTGACGTCCTCGAGCTGGGTGTTGAGGAAGGTGTAGCGCTCTTCGAGGGCGGCGAACTCTTCCAGCGCAAGGGGATTCACCTTGCCGAGGGTGGTGAGGTCCTTCTCGGCTCGTTTGGCGCGCCGCTCCTGGGTGGCGCGGTCGTACGGCATGGGCTGCGGTTCGCTGACATTCTCGCCGCGTTCCTTGGCCTGCTCGTACTCCATCATCTCCAGCGCGGTCGGCGGCATGGGGGTGTCGGGGCCGTATTCGGCGATGAGGTCTTCCAGTGCGACACCGAAGGTTTCGGCGATGGTGGTCTCGAGCTGTTCGATGCGCAGCGCGGCCTGCGCGCGGGCGACCTCGTCGCGGTGCACGGCGTCGACGATCTGACTCAGCTGGGTGGTGAGCGCGCGCGAGCGTTCCTTGGTCTGCTCCACCTGCGCGGCGATCTCGGAGCGGCGGCGCACCAGCTCATCGCGGCGTGCGGACGCCTCGGCGACGACGGTTTCCAGTTGCGCGGCAACGCGTTCGGCGGAGTCGGCGACCACGGCGGCGACGGCGGACGCCTGCCGGCGGGCGGCCTGGGCGCGTTCGGCGCGGGCGCG contains:
- a CDS encoding HAD family acid phosphatase is translated as MRRSFAGIALGAAVALALPASAALADTGSSSLSGGTGSSSLSGGTGSGGSGSSSLSGGGGNLPSYSQWIADVTTVVNEAKTYLSTRLPSGGKPAIVLDIDNTSLETTYNASPIVPAIAPVLQLTQWAKQQGAAIIFVTGRPSAMGIYTNINLTAVGYSVDGLYGCGLTTGSSGSAALESCKIGSRTDIESKGYTIVANIGNSASDLSGGHAERTFKLPDYDGALN